In a single window of the Jaculus jaculus isolate mJacJac1 chromosome 9, mJacJac1.mat.Y.cur, whole genome shotgun sequence genome:
- the Pipox gene encoding peroxisomal sarcosine oxidase isoform X1, which yields MAVQKDLYDAIVIGAGIQGCFTAYHLAKHGKRVLLLEQFLLPHSRGSSHGQSRIIRKAYSDDFYTKMMHECYQTWAQLERETGTQLHSRQTGFLLIGMKENPSLKTIQASLSRQGVEYQYLSSEKLNQHFPHFRFTAGEVGLLDKTGGVLYADKALRALQRVICQLGGRVCDGEKVVEIRPGLPVVVKTISKSYQANSVVITAGPWTNKLLRPLGIELPLQTLGINVCYWREKFPGSYSASKAFPCFLVFDMAPHHIYGLPAGEYPGLVKVGYHYGSSVDPEERDCPTGFSDIRDIELLRNFVREHLPGLKPEPDIMERCMYTNTPDEHFILDRHPKYDNIVIGAGFSGHGFKLGPVVGKILYELSMKLTPSYDLAPFRMNRFSSPGKAHL from the exons ATGGCTGTTCAGAAAGATCTGTACGATGCCATCGTGATCGGGGCAGGCATCCAGGGATGCTTCACAGCATACCATCTGGCCAAACATGGCAAGAGGGTCCTCCTGCTGGAGCAG TTCCTTCTACCACACTCCAGAGGAAGCTCCCACGGACAGAGCCGCATAATCCGAAAGGCATATTCCGATGATTTCTACACGAAGATGATGCATGAGTGCTACCAGACATGGGCTCAGCTGGAGCGAGAGACTGGAACCCAGTTGCACAG caggcaAACTGGATTCCTGCTAATAGGGATGAAGGAGAATCCAAGTTTAAAGACAATCCAGGCCTCTCTATCTAGGCAAGGGGTAGAATACCAGTATCTTTCATCAGAGAAGCTAAACCAACATTTCCCTCACTTTCGGTTCACCGCGGGAGAGGTGGGGCTCCTGGATAAGACCGGAGGCGTCCTCTATGCAGACAAGGCCCTCAGAGCCCTCCAG CGTGTGATTTGCCAGCTAGGAGGCAGGGTGTGTGATGGAGAGAAGGTGGTGGAGATACGACCTGGGCTACCCGTGGTGGTAAAAACCATTTCCAAGAGTTACCAAGCCAACAGTGTGGTCATCACAGCGGGTCCCTGGACCAACAAGCTCCTCCGCCCACTGGGAATTGAGTTACCTCTCCAG ACCCTGGGAATCAATGTGTGTTATTGGCGAGAGAAGTTTCCTGGGAGCTATAGTGCCTCCAAAGCTTTTCCGTGCTTCCTGGTCTTTGACATGGCTCCTCACCATATCTACGGGCTGCCCGCAGGAGAGTACCCGGGGCTGGTGAAG GTTGGCTATCATTATGGAAGCAGTGTGGATCCCGAGGAGCGAGACTGCCCCACAGGCTTCTCAGACATACGCGACATTGAGCTCCTGCGCAACTTTGTCCGAGAACACTTGCCTGGCCTGAAGCCGGAGCCAGACATCATGGAGCGCTGCATGTACACG AACACCCCCGATGAACACTTTATTCTGGATCGCCACCCGAAGTATGACAACATTGTCATCGGTGCTGGATTCTCTG GGCATGGATTCAAGCTGGGCCCCGTTGTGGGGAAGATCCTGTATGAATTAAGCATGAAGTTAACACCATCCTATGACTTGGCACCATTTAGAATGAACCGTTTCTCAAGCCCGGGCAAAGCCCACCTTTGA
- the Pipox gene encoding peroxisomal sarcosine oxidase isoform X2 yields the protein MAVQKDLYDAIVIGAGIQGCFTAYHLAKHGKRVLLLEQFLLPHSRGSSHGQSRIIRKAYSDDFYTKMMHECYQTWAQLERETGTQLHRQTGFLLIGMKENPSLKTIQASLSRQGVEYQYLSSEKLNQHFPHFRFTAGEVGLLDKTGGVLYADKALRALQRVICQLGGRVCDGEKVVEIRPGLPVVVKTISKSYQANSVVITAGPWTNKLLRPLGIELPLQTLGINVCYWREKFPGSYSASKAFPCFLVFDMAPHHIYGLPAGEYPGLVKVGYHYGSSVDPEERDCPTGFSDIRDIELLRNFVREHLPGLKPEPDIMERCMYTNTPDEHFILDRHPKYDNIVIGAGFSGHGFKLGPVVGKILYELSMKLTPSYDLAPFRMNRFSSPGKAHL from the exons ATGGCTGTTCAGAAAGATCTGTACGATGCCATCGTGATCGGGGCAGGCATCCAGGGATGCTTCACAGCATACCATCTGGCCAAACATGGCAAGAGGGTCCTCCTGCTGGAGCAG TTCCTTCTACCACACTCCAGAGGAAGCTCCCACGGACAGAGCCGCATAATCCGAAAGGCATATTCCGATGATTTCTACACGAAGATGATGCATGAGTGCTACCAGACATGGGCTCAGCTGGAGCGAGAGACTGGAACCCAGTTGCACAG gcaAACTGGATTCCTGCTAATAGGGATGAAGGAGAATCCAAGTTTAAAGACAATCCAGGCCTCTCTATCTAGGCAAGGGGTAGAATACCAGTATCTTTCATCAGAGAAGCTAAACCAACATTTCCCTCACTTTCGGTTCACCGCGGGAGAGGTGGGGCTCCTGGATAAGACCGGAGGCGTCCTCTATGCAGACAAGGCCCTCAGAGCCCTCCAG CGTGTGATTTGCCAGCTAGGAGGCAGGGTGTGTGATGGAGAGAAGGTGGTGGAGATACGACCTGGGCTACCCGTGGTGGTAAAAACCATTTCCAAGAGTTACCAAGCCAACAGTGTGGTCATCACAGCGGGTCCCTGGACCAACAAGCTCCTCCGCCCACTGGGAATTGAGTTACCTCTCCAG ACCCTGGGAATCAATGTGTGTTATTGGCGAGAGAAGTTTCCTGGGAGCTATAGTGCCTCCAAAGCTTTTCCGTGCTTCCTGGTCTTTGACATGGCTCCTCACCATATCTACGGGCTGCCCGCAGGAGAGTACCCGGGGCTGGTGAAG GTTGGCTATCATTATGGAAGCAGTGTGGATCCCGAGGAGCGAGACTGCCCCACAGGCTTCTCAGACATACGCGACATTGAGCTCCTGCGCAACTTTGTCCGAGAACACTTGCCTGGCCTGAAGCCGGAGCCAGACATCATGGAGCGCTGCATGTACACG AACACCCCCGATGAACACTTTATTCTGGATCGCCACCCGAAGTATGACAACATTGTCATCGGTGCTGGATTCTCTG GGCATGGATTCAAGCTGGGCCCCGTTGTGGGGAAGATCCTGTATGAATTAAGCATGAAGTTAACACCATCCTATGACTTGGCACCATTTAGAATGAACCGTTTCTCAAGCCCGGGCAAAGCCCACCTTTGA
- the Pipox gene encoding peroxisomal sarcosine oxidase isoform X3, which translates to MAVQKDLYDAIVIGAGIQGCFTAYHLAKHGKRVLLLEQFLLPHSRGSSHGQSRIIRKAYSDDFYTKMMHECYQTWAQLERETGTQLHSRQTGFLLIGMKENPSLKTIQASLSRQGVEYQYLSSEKLNQHFPHFRFTAGEVGLLDKTGGVLYADKALRALQRVICQLGGRVCDGEKVVEIRPGLPVVVKTISKSYQANSVVITAGPWTNKLLRPLGIELPLQTLGINVCYWREKFPGSYSASKAFPCFLVFDMAPHHIYGLPAGEYPGLVKVGYHYGSSVDPEERDCPTGFSDIRDIELLRNFVREHLPGLKPEPDIMERCMYTGMDSSWAPLWGRSCMN; encoded by the exons ATGGCTGTTCAGAAAGATCTGTACGATGCCATCGTGATCGGGGCAGGCATCCAGGGATGCTTCACAGCATACCATCTGGCCAAACATGGCAAGAGGGTCCTCCTGCTGGAGCAG TTCCTTCTACCACACTCCAGAGGAAGCTCCCACGGACAGAGCCGCATAATCCGAAAGGCATATTCCGATGATTTCTACACGAAGATGATGCATGAGTGCTACCAGACATGGGCTCAGCTGGAGCGAGAGACTGGAACCCAGTTGCACAG caggcaAACTGGATTCCTGCTAATAGGGATGAAGGAGAATCCAAGTTTAAAGACAATCCAGGCCTCTCTATCTAGGCAAGGGGTAGAATACCAGTATCTTTCATCAGAGAAGCTAAACCAACATTTCCCTCACTTTCGGTTCACCGCGGGAGAGGTGGGGCTCCTGGATAAGACCGGAGGCGTCCTCTATGCAGACAAGGCCCTCAGAGCCCTCCAG CGTGTGATTTGCCAGCTAGGAGGCAGGGTGTGTGATGGAGAGAAGGTGGTGGAGATACGACCTGGGCTACCCGTGGTGGTAAAAACCATTTCCAAGAGTTACCAAGCCAACAGTGTGGTCATCACAGCGGGTCCCTGGACCAACAAGCTCCTCCGCCCACTGGGAATTGAGTTACCTCTCCAG ACCCTGGGAATCAATGTGTGTTATTGGCGAGAGAAGTTTCCTGGGAGCTATAGTGCCTCCAAAGCTTTTCCGTGCTTCCTGGTCTTTGACATGGCTCCTCACCATATCTACGGGCTGCCCGCAGGAGAGTACCCGGGGCTGGTGAAG GTTGGCTATCATTATGGAAGCAGTGTGGATCCCGAGGAGCGAGACTGCCCCACAGGCTTCTCAGACATACGCGACATTGAGCTCCTGCGCAACTTTGTCCGAGAACACTTGCCTGGCCTGAAGCCGGAGCCAGACATCATGGAGCGCTGCATGTACACG GGCATGGATTCAAGCTGGGCCCCGTTGTGGGGAAGATCCTGTATGAATTAA
- the Pipox gene encoding peroxisomal sarcosine oxidase isoform X4, with product MAVQKDLYDAIVIGAGIQGCFTAYHLAKHGKRVLLLEQFLLPHSRGSSHGQSRIIRKAYSDDFYTKMMHECYQTWAQLERETGTQLHSRQTGFLLIGMKENPSLKTIQASLSRQGVEYQYLSSEKLNQHFPHFRFTAGEVGLLDKTGGVLYADKALRALQRVICQLGGRVCDGEKVVEIRPGLPVVVKTISKSYQANSVVITAGPWTNKLLRPLGIELPLQTLGINVCYWREKFPGSYSASKAFPCFLVFDMAPHHIYGLPAGEYPGLVKVGYHYGSSVDPEERDCPTGFSDIRDIELLRNFVREHLPGLKPEPDIMERCMYTRTPV from the exons ATGGCTGTTCAGAAAGATCTGTACGATGCCATCGTGATCGGGGCAGGCATCCAGGGATGCTTCACAGCATACCATCTGGCCAAACATGGCAAGAGGGTCCTCCTGCTGGAGCAG TTCCTTCTACCACACTCCAGAGGAAGCTCCCACGGACAGAGCCGCATAATCCGAAAGGCATATTCCGATGATTTCTACACGAAGATGATGCATGAGTGCTACCAGACATGGGCTCAGCTGGAGCGAGAGACTGGAACCCAGTTGCACAG caggcaAACTGGATTCCTGCTAATAGGGATGAAGGAGAATCCAAGTTTAAAGACAATCCAGGCCTCTCTATCTAGGCAAGGGGTAGAATACCAGTATCTTTCATCAGAGAAGCTAAACCAACATTTCCCTCACTTTCGGTTCACCGCGGGAGAGGTGGGGCTCCTGGATAAGACCGGAGGCGTCCTCTATGCAGACAAGGCCCTCAGAGCCCTCCAG CGTGTGATTTGCCAGCTAGGAGGCAGGGTGTGTGATGGAGAGAAGGTGGTGGAGATACGACCTGGGCTACCCGTGGTGGTAAAAACCATTTCCAAGAGTTACCAAGCCAACAGTGTGGTCATCACAGCGGGTCCCTGGACCAACAAGCTCCTCCGCCCACTGGGAATTGAGTTACCTCTCCAG ACCCTGGGAATCAATGTGTGTTATTGGCGAGAGAAGTTTCCTGGGAGCTATAGTGCCTCCAAAGCTTTTCCGTGCTTCCTGGTCTTTGACATGGCTCCTCACCATATCTACGGGCTGCCCGCAGGAGAGTACCCGGGGCTGGTGAAG GTTGGCTATCATTATGGAAGCAGTGTGGATCCCGAGGAGCGAGACTGCCCCACAGGCTTCTCAGACATACGCGACATTGAGCTCCTGCGCAACTTTGTCCGAGAACACTTGCCTGGCCTGAAGCCGGAGCCAGACATCATGGAGCGCTGCATGTACACG AGGACACCGGTATGA